A window from Aerococcus sp. Group 1 encodes these proteins:
- the nox gene encoding H2O-forming NADH oxidase, producing the protein MKFVIVGTNHAGIAAANTILDNYGEGNELVMLDRNSNLSYLGCGTALWVGRQIDGYEGLFYTKPEDFEAKGAKISLETNVEKVDFDKKVVYAKTKDGQEIEESYDKLILAEGSAPIAPNLPGKDLDGIHFLKLFQEGQAVDQELSKEGVDTVAVIGAGYIGVEIAEAARRRGKNVLLFDAEDTCLASYYDKEFSQLMDENLKENGIETHYGEFAQEYLGENGRVTGLKTDKGQYEVDAVINCIGFRPNSNLGEDYLERFGNGAYLVNRGFQTSDPDVYAVGDCATNYSNALQDTTYIALASNAVRAGIVGAHNAAGTAIDGAGVQGSNGIEIFDLKLVSTGLSIKAAKKADIPVKFVDYEDLQLPGFMPEEKNEKVKIRIVYTEEGNRIVGAQLASHYDMHQLIHMFSLAIQEELTMDKLQLLDIFFLPHYNQPYNYVTMAALSADK; encoded by the coding sequence ATGAAATTTGTAATTGTTGGTACAAACCATGCTGGGATTGCAGCGGCAAATACTATTTTAGATAATTATGGAGAAGGCAATGAATTAGTCATGCTTGACCGTAACTCAAACTTAAGTTATTTAGGCTGCGGGACTGCCTTATGGGTAGGTCGCCAAATCGATGGCTATGAAGGACTTTTCTATACTAAACCAGAAGATTTTGAAGCCAAAGGTGCTAAAATTTCTTTGGAAACTAATGTGGAAAAGGTTGATTTTGATAAGAAGGTCGTTTATGCCAAAACAAAAGATGGGCAAGAAATTGAAGAATCTTATGACAAATTAATTCTTGCTGAAGGGTCTGCACCAATTGCTCCTAACTTACCTGGTAAAGACTTAGATGGCATTCACTTCTTAAAACTCTTCCAAGAAGGCCAAGCGGTTGACCAAGAACTCAGCAAAGAAGGCGTTGATACCGTAGCAGTTATTGGTGCCGGTTATATTGGGGTAGAAATTGCTGAAGCAGCAAGACGTCGTGGTAAGAATGTATTATTATTCGATGCTGAAGATACTTGTTTGGCTTCCTACTATGACAAAGAGTTCTCCCAATTAATGGATGAAAACCTTAAAGAAAACGGGATTGAGACCCATTACGGTGAATTCGCCCAAGAATATTTAGGTGAAAATGGACGGGTCACTGGACTAAAAACCGATAAAGGCCAATATGAAGTGGATGCTGTGATTAACTGTATCGGCTTTAGACCTAATTCAAACCTTGGTGAAGACTACCTGGAACGTTTCGGTAATGGCGCATATTTAGTAAACCGTGGTTTCCAAACCTCTGACCCAGATGTTTATGCTGTGGGCGACTGTGCAACCAACTATTCCAATGCTTTGCAAGATACTACCTATATTGCTTTAGCAAGTAATGCAGTTCGTGCCGGAATCGTTGGTGCCCATAATGCAGCAGGGACTGCCATTGACGGCGCTGGCGTCCAAGGCTCTAACGGAATTGAAATCTTTGACTTGAAATTAGTTTCCACCGGTTTAAGTATTAAGGCTGCGAAAAAAGCCGATATTCCAGTGAAATTTGTTGACTATGAAGACTTACAATTACCAGGCTTTATGCCAGAAGAAAAGAATGAAAAGGTAAAAATTCGGATTGTCTATACTGAAGAAGGTAACCGGATCGTAGGTGCCCAATTAGCTTCTCATTACGATATGCACCAATTAATCCACATGTTCTCCTTAGCAATCCAAGAAGAATTAACCATGGATAAATTACAACTCCTAGATATCTTCTTCTTGCCTCACTATAACCAACCTTATAACTATGTCACTATGGCGGCTTTAAGCGCTGATAAATAG
- a CDS encoding cold-shock protein encodes MYQGILKSYDEKRGYGFIQVLHPYFEKEVFIHRTALQAADYEKMLVNDLLAFEIAWGQRGPQAVNVQ; translated from the coding sequence ATGTACCAAGGAATTTTAAAGTCATACGATGAAAAACGTGGCTATGGTTTTATTCAAGTCCTTCATCCCTATTTTGAAAAAGAAGTTTTTATCCACCGGACTGCCTTACAGGCAGCTGACTATGAAAAAATGCTGGTCAATGATCTTCTAGCTTTTGAAATTGCTTGGGGACAAAGAGGCCCTCAAGCGGTGAACGTTCAATAA
- the ileS gene encoding isoleucine--tRNA ligase, giving the protein MKMKDTLNLGKTKFPMRGNLPKKEPERQKEWEENQVYERRLSQNKDNEPFVLHDGPPYANGNIHIGHALNKITKDIIVRSKNMQGYYSPYVPGWDTHGLPIEQAVTNSGVDRKSMSTAEFRQICQDYASQQIDSQRQDFKRLGGQGDWEDPYITYTKKFEAQEIRVFGEMAKKGLIYRGNKPVYWSPSSESTLAEAEIEYKDVETPSIYAAFKAKDTKGKLPEDTEFIIWTTTPWTLPASEAIAVHPQIEYSLVAVNGHHYVVASELLESLAEKFQWADYHVEDRVLGQDLELMKANHPFYDRELLLILGDHVTTESGTGLVHTAPGHGEDDYYVGVKYGLDVLSPVDDQGCFTDEAEGLEGIFYEEGNDLVIDKMTKNGTLLKVEYFVHSYPHDWRTKKPVIFRALPQWFCSVDKIREKTLDVINNEVTWWHPSGQHRIYNMIRDRGDWVISRQRVWGVPLPIFYAEDGTPIISEETIDHVAKLFEEHGSNIWFEKEAKDLLPEGYENEHSPNGQFTKENDIMDVWFDSGSSWAGVLQTRDELSYPADMYLEGSDQYRGWFNSSLLTSVAVNDHAPYKEVVSQGFVNDGEGRKMSKSLGNTVSPNDVCDQRGADILRLWVASVDSRYDVRISDDILGQVAESYRKIRNTLRFTLGNLFDFDAKENYVAYDDLDSIDQYILVLLNELVDHVIDYYNHYDFNSIYQEIINFLTQVMSSFYLDYSKDVTYILLADDPKRRNMQTVMYEVLKKMTILLTPIIPHTTEEIWSYMGEAEDYVQLADFPKVEDYSNAEALKAKWEKFFNFRGDVNHSLESARNEKVIGKSLEAKVIVYAKEDSRQFLESIGEDLKTYLIVSQLEIKDYQEAGDQAADYEDYAIAIVPADGKVCDRCRGVYPSVGSVEGAESLCQRCADIVLKNFPEALVKEED; this is encoded by the coding sequence ATGAAAATGAAAGATACTTTAAACTTAGGAAAAACGAAGTTTCCTATGCGGGGAAATTTACCCAAAAAAGAACCAGAACGTCAAAAAGAATGGGAAGAAAATCAGGTCTATGAAAGACGTTTGAGCCAAAATAAGGACAATGAACCCTTTGTGCTCCATGATGGCCCTCCCTATGCCAATGGAAATATTCATATTGGTCATGCTTTAAATAAGATTACCAAGGATATCATTGTCCGTTCTAAAAACATGCAGGGCTACTATAGTCCCTATGTGCCTGGCTGGGATACCCACGGCCTACCGATTGAACAAGCGGTGACTAATTCAGGAGTGGACCGTAAGTCAATGTCGACAGCTGAATTTCGTCAGATCTGTCAAGATTACGCGAGCCAACAAATCGATAGCCAACGCCAAGACTTTAAACGCTTAGGGGGACAAGGGGATTGGGAAGACCCTTATATTACCTATACTAAAAAGTTTGAAGCCCAAGAAATTCGTGTTTTTGGTGAAATGGCTAAGAAGGGCTTAATTTATCGGGGGAATAAACCGGTCTATTGGTCACCTTCAAGTGAATCGACCTTAGCTGAGGCGGAAATTGAATATAAAGACGTGGAAACCCCAAGTATCTATGCTGCCTTCAAGGCCAAGGATACTAAGGGCAAATTACCAGAGGATACTGAATTTATTATCTGGACCACCACACCATGGACCTTGCCTGCTAGTGAAGCTATTGCAGTTCATCCACAAATCGAATACAGTTTAGTGGCAGTCAATGGTCATCACTATGTCGTTGCTAGCGAATTGCTAGAAAGTTTAGCAGAAAAATTCCAATGGGCCGATTATCATGTTGAAGATAGAGTCTTAGGTCAAGATCTGGAATTGATGAAGGCCAACCACCCATTCTATGACCGCGAATTACTACTCATCCTGGGGGACCATGTGACCACTGAATCAGGTACTGGTTTAGTTCATACGGCGCCTGGTCATGGGGAAGATGACTACTATGTCGGGGTTAAATATGGCTTAGATGTCTTGTCCCCTGTGGATGACCAAGGGTGTTTTACTGATGAAGCTGAAGGCTTAGAAGGGATCTTCTACGAAGAAGGGAACGACTTAGTCATTGATAAAATGACTAAAAATGGCACCTTATTAAAGGTAGAATACTTTGTCCATAGTTATCCCCATGACTGGCGGACCAAGAAACCAGTTATTTTTAGAGCCCTCCCTCAATGGTTCTGTTCAGTAGATAAAATACGTGAAAAGACCCTAGATGTTATCAATAATGAAGTGACTTGGTGGCATCCTTCTGGTCAACACCGGATCTATAACATGATTCGCGACCGGGGTGACTGGGTCATCTCTAGACAAAGGGTTTGGGGAGTTCCACTACCTATTTTCTATGCAGAAGACGGCACACCGATCATTAGCGAAGAAACCATTGACCATGTAGCCAAGCTCTTCGAAGAACATGGGTCAAATATTTGGTTTGAAAAAGAAGCCAAGGACTTACTTCCAGAGGGTTACGAAAATGAACATTCGCCTAATGGTCAATTCACCAAGGAAAATGACATTATGGATGTTTGGTTTGACTCAGGTTCATCATGGGCTGGGGTTTTACAAACTCGAGATGAACTTTCCTATCCAGCAGATATGTATCTGGAAGGGTCTGACCAATACCGTGGTTGGTTTAATTCTAGTCTCTTAACTTCTGTTGCCGTTAATGACCATGCGCCTTATAAGGAAGTCGTTTCCCAAGGCTTTGTTAACGATGGGGAAGGACGTAAAATGAGTAAGTCATTAGGAAACACCGTCTCTCCTAATGATGTCTGTGACCAACGTGGGGCAGATATTTTACGCCTCTGGGTGGCTTCAGTAGATTCCCGCTATGATGTTCGTATTTCTGATGATATCCTGGGTCAAGTGGCTGAGTCTTATCGGAAGATCCGGAATACCTTGCGCTTTACTTTAGGAAATCTCTTTGACTTCGATGCCAAAGAAAATTATGTCGCTTATGATGACCTTGACAGTATTGATCAATATATCTTGGTCCTACTTAATGAATTAGTTGACCATGTCATTGATTACTACAATCATTATGATTTCAACAGTATTTACCAAGAAATCATTAATTTCCTCACCCAAGTCATGTCTAGTTTCTATTTGGACTATTCCAAGGATGTTACTTATATTCTCTTAGCCGATGATCCTAAACGGCGCAACATGCAAACGGTAATGTACGAAGTGTTAAAGAAAATGACTATCCTGCTTACTCCAATTATTCCCCATACCACAGAAGAAATTTGGTCCTACATGGGTGAAGCTGAGGACTATGTCCAATTAGCAGACTTCCCTAAAGTAGAAGACTATAGCAATGCTGAAGCATTAAAAGCAAAATGGGAAAAATTCTTTAACTTTAGAGGTGACGTTAACCATAGCTTAGAAAGCGCCCGTAACGAAAAAGTGATCGGTAAGTCTTTAGAGGCCAAGGTCATTGTTTATGCTAAGGAAGATAGTCGCCAATTCTTGGAAAGCATTGGGGAAGACCTAAAAACTTATCTGATTGTTTCCCAGTTAGAAATTAAAGACTATCAAGAAGCAGGTGACCAAGCCGCCGATTACGAGGACTATGCCATTGCCATCGTTCCGGCTGATGGTAAGGTGTGTGACCGTTGCCGGGGCGTTTATCCTTCAGTAGGTAGTGTTGAAGGAGCAGAAAGTCTTTGCCAACGTTGTGCTGATATCGTCCTTAAAAACTTCCCTGAAGCACTAGTCAAAGAGGAAGATTAG
- a CDS encoding IS3 family transposase (programmed frameshift), with protein MSKYSLEFKLNLVGDYIAKKGSYRTLANKAGIDPSILRRWVNNYYEFGVDGLKKRRTQQVYTVEFKLNAIELYESTEMSYRELANSLNMNNPSLIANWRRAYHERGLDGLSARKGRPPKVSKKKSQINQIKDSSETNQLSEAKIKELEQRITDLEIENKFLKGLRRRVAQKSQARKEEIVTEITRLHDEKYALKDILSVLKFPKSTYFYWKNKDEEIDKDADLKEEMKDIRETHKDYGYRRMRAELLSRGYKVSKNKVQRLMKIMGIQVTSYTRKTRKYNSYKGTIGEIAPNRINRRFDSTIPYQKITTDTTEFKYYYADDSGNYQTGKLYLDPYMDLFNREIISFKITHQPNGQSMLEGLQAAIEASKLCPYRRTFHSDQGWAYQMKSYTRLLKDHRIFQSMSRKGNCLDNSPMENFFSLLKQEVYYGRTYHSFEELAQAIEDFIIYYNGERIKEKLDFRSPIEFRLHHASFAA; from the exons ATGTCTAAATATTCATTAGAATTTAAACTGAATTTAGTAGGAGACTATATTGCGAAAAAAGGAAGTTATCGAACCTTAGCTAATAAAGCAGGAATAGATCCTTCTATTTTACGAAGGTGGGTTAATAACTATTATGAATTTGGTGTAGATGGTTTAAAGAAAAGGCGGACTCAACAGGTTTATACTGTTGAATTCAAATTAAATGCGATAGAATTGTATGAAAGTACGGAAATGAGTTATCGCGAATTGGCCAATTCATTAAACATGAATAATCCAAGTCTAATCGCTAATTGGCGAAGAGCTTATCATGAAAGAGGACTTGATGGCCTTTCCGCGAGGAAAGGAAGGCCACCTAAAGTGTCTAAAAAGAAATCACAAATCAATCAAATAAAGGATAGCAGCGAAACCAATCAGTTAAGTGAAGCAAAAATAAAGGAACTTGAACAACGGATTACGGATTTAGAAATTGAGAACAAATTTTTAAAAGGATTGAGGAGACGTGTGGCTCAAA AGAGTCAAGCGAGAAAAGAAGAAATAGTGACCGAAATCACACGTCTCCATGATGAAAAATATGCTTTAAAAGATATTCTTAGCGTTTTAAAGTTTCCTAAATCGACCTACTTTTATTGGAAAAATAAAGATGAGGAAATTGATAAGGATGCCGATTTAAAAGAGGAAATGAAAGACATCAGAGAAACCCATAAGGATTATGGTTATCGAAGAATGCGAGCTGAACTGCTTTCCCGTGGTTATAAGGTCAGTAAAAACAAAGTTCAACGCCTAATGAAAATTATGGGGATACAGGTCACTAGCTATACTAGAAAGACAAGAAAATATAATTCCTACAAAGGAACGATTGGAGAGATAGCGCCAAATCGTATCAACCGGCGGTTTGATTCGACCATTCCTTATCAAAAAATAACAACAGACACAACAGAATTTAAATACTACTATGCCGATGATTCTGGGAATTATCAAACTGGAAAACTCTATTTAGATCCTTACATGGATCTATTTAATCGAGAAATTATTTCTTTTAAGATAACACATCAGCCTAATGGACAAAGCATGTTGGAGGGGCTACAAGCTGCCATTGAAGCAAGTAAATTATGTCCATACAGAAGAACCTTTCATTCTGATCAGGGCTGGGCCTATCAAATGAAAAGTTACACCCGGCTCTTGAAGGATCACCGAATTTTTCAAAGTATGTCTCGTAAAGGAAATTGCTTAGATAATTCGCCAATGGAGAATTTCTTTAGTCTACTAAAACAAGAAGTCTACTATGGTCGGACTTATCATTCCTTTGAAGAATTAGCACAAGCGATTGAAGATTTTATAATCTATTACAATGGTGAAAGAATCAAAGAAAAATTAGATTTTAGGAGTCCTATAGAATTTCGTCTTCATCACGCTTCTTTCGCCGCTTAA
- a CDS encoding GlsB/YeaQ/YmgE family stress response membrane protein: protein MGWIWSLIVGGVLGAIAGAIIGRDVPGGVIGNVIAGILGSWLGGKLMSGFGPEIGGFYIIPTLLGAIIILLIYYWLAKKLG from the coding sequence ATGGGTTGGATTTGGTCCCTCATTGTTGGTGGTGTACTTGGTGCAATCGCTGGTGCCATCATTGGTAGAGACGTTCCCGGTGGAGTGATTGGAAATGTAATTGCAGGTATTCTCGGTTCCTGGCTAGGCGGAAAATTAATGTCTGGCTTCGGTCCAGAAATCGGCGGTTTTTACATTATTCCTACCCTACTAGGTGCCATTATTATTTTGCTCATCTATTACTGGCTGGCTAAGAAGCTAGGCTAA